The Chlorobaculum sp. MV4-Y genome contains the following window.
CCACCTGCTCGGGCGCATGAGTACCATTGACAATGTGATGCTGCCCTGCATCTACAGCGACGAGCGCGGCGATTTTCGCTCGGACGCGCTGAAGCGGCTCGAAATGGTCGGGCTTGGTCACCGCGCCGGTCATCGTCCGAGCCAGATGTCGGGCGGCGAGCAGCAGCGGGTGGCCATAGCCAGGGCGCTGATCCGCGATCCGATGCTCATCTTCGCCGATGAACCGACCGGTAACCTTGATACAAAGAATTCGCACGAGATCATGCGGATTCTCACCGACCTGCACAGGCAGGGCAAGACCATCGTCATGGTGACGCACGAGCCGGACATCGCCGAATATGCCGGGCGGGTGATTACCATGCAGGACGGGAAGATCATCGAAGACCGGAAAAAAGAGGACATGGAGTTCCGGCCCGAAGCGAAACAGGCGGTCATGAAGGTCGAGCACCAGCCGCTCTTCAAGCCATCTCGGATGCTTGGTTTCGTCTTGCAGGCGCTCCGGTCGATCACCTCCAACAAGATCAGGACGCTGCTTTCGGTGCTTGGTATTCTGGTGGGTGTCGCCTCGGTCATCGCGATGATGGCGCTCGGCACGGGGGCGAAGGCGTCGATGGAGGCGCGGCTCAAGTCGATGGGCTCGAACCTGCTCTCCATCCGGGGCGGTTCGGCCAAGATCATGGGAGCCGCGCAGGGATCGGGTACCTTCACGCGCTTCACTGCGCAGGATGCCGAGGCCATTGCGGAACTCAAGCCTCTGGTCAATTATGTCTCCGGCGATGTGACCGGTTCGGCCCAGATGGTCTATCTCGACAAAAACACGAACAGTACTGTTGAAGGTGTTGGGTACGATTACGCCAAAATGCGTGATGCGACGCCCACCATCGGACGGTGGTTCACTCCCCAGGAGATTCAGTCGCGCCGCAAGGTGGCCATTGTCGGCACGACCGTGGTTTCGGAGCTGTTCGGCAACGAGGATCCTGTTGGCAAAACCATCAAGATCAACCGCATCAACTTCACGATTATCGGCGTCGCACCGCCGAAAGGTTTCGCCGGTCACCGCGACCAGGACGATGTGGTGCTCATCCCGGTGACGACCGCGATGTATCGGGTGCTTGGCAAGGACTACTTCGACAGCATCTACGTCGAGGTGTCGAGTGCGGAGAACATAGAGCCGGCCAAGCAGGCCATCGACGCACTCGTCCGCAAGAGGCACAAGATTCAGCCCGATGACGATGACTCCTTCAACATCCGTGACATGACGGAGTTCCAGCAGATGCTCAGCGCTACGACGCAGACCATGAGTATGCTGCTCGGCTCGATTGCGGCTATTTCGCTGGTGGTCGGTGGTATTGGCATCATGAACATCATGCTGGTCTCGGTGACTGAACGCACCAAAGAGATTGGCCTTCGCAAGGCCATCGGCGCGCGGAAAGGGGATATCATGCTTCAGTTTCTGATCGAATCGGTGGGCATGACGCTCACCGGCGGCATCATCGGTATCGTGGTTGGCGTCGGTGTTTCGGTGATGCTCTCGACCTTTGCCGGGTGGGCGGTGAAAACCTCGATGTTCTCGGTGGTGCTTGCCACAGGCTTTTCCGTGCTGATCGGTCTGTTTTTTGGCTTGTGGCCCGCCCGGAAAGCCGCCGCTCTCAAGCCAGTCGAGGCGTTGCGTTACGAGTGAGGAGCGGCTGGATTCGACAGGGCAAAATTATTTTTGAAAAAAATAAAAAACGTGCAAGGAAGTTTGAGCATCATCGTCTCAATAGTTGTAAGGGATGAGCTGAATGATACAATGAGTTTTTGTGTTGAATGTTTTTGAGTATGGTTGTGATGTGTTGTTCTTTGCGTGTTGAGTGACAGCAACGTTCCGGCTCTTCTTCGCCATGTTATGTGTTATAGTTGATTGTGATGTGTGAAGATGAATGTGTGAGTAAACGATGAATCGCGGAGAAGGACGGGTTGTTGCTGACGTAGCCGGGCGATAGGCTGGTTGATCCTTTCGCCCAGCTTTTTTTTTGAAATTTGCAAGCGCGGCTTGCAAGAAACCTCAATTTTTTCTCCTGTTAGTGGCAAAACGGAAAAGCCCGCCTCCATGAAGTTCTGTGGAGACGGGCTTTTCCGTTTGTATTCGTGTGCGGGATTTATGCCGTGGCGAGCGCTTTCTGCACCTTTTCGGCGGCGTCGCGCAGACCTTTGGCCGAGATGAGGTTGAGACCCGATTCGTCGAGCATTTTCTGAGCCTCAGTGGCGTTTGTGCCTTCGAGACGCACGATCACCGGTACCTTCAGGCCGATGTTCTTGGCGGCTTCGATGACGCCACCGGCCACGCGGTCGCAGCGGACGATACCGCCGAAGATGTTGACCAGAATCGCCTTGACGTTCTTGTCGCCGAGGATGATCTTGAAGCCCTCTTCGACTGTCTTGGGGCTTGCACCGCCGCCTACGTCCAGGAAGTTGGCCGGTCTGCCGCCGGAGAGCTGGATGAGGTCCATGGTGCCCATCGCCAGGCCCGCGCCGTTGACCATGCAGCCGACGTTGCCGTCAAGACGCACGTAGTTGAGGTTCGATTTCGAGGCCTCGTATTCGAGTGGATCCTCTTCGCTCACATCGCGCAGTTCGAGGTACTCCTTGTGGCGGTAGAGGGCGTTGTCGTCGAAGTTGATCTTGGCGTCGAGTGCGAGCACGCGGCCCTCCTTAGTCACGACGAGCGGGTTGATCTCGGCCAGCGAGGCGTCGATGGTGGTGTAGGCGTTGTAGAGCGCCTCGATGAACTTGACACCGTTGCGGAACTGTTCACCCTGCAAGCCAAGGAAGAATGCTGCTTCGCGAGCCTGGAAGCCCTGAAGGCCATAGACCGGATCGACGTGGATTTTAAGCAGCTTTTCGGGGGTCTCTTCAGCCACCTTCTCAATCTCCATGCCGCCTTCGGTCGAAACCATCAGCACGTTGCTCGATGTGGCGCGGTCGAGGGTGATACCGAGGTAGAACTCCTTGTCGATATTCATGCCCTCTTCGATGAGCAGGCGGCGAACCTCCTTGCCTTCGGGGCCGGTCTGGTGCGTCACCAGGGTCGCGCCAAGCATTTTCTGAGCAATCTCGAACACCTCCTCAGGCGATTTGGCCAGCTTGACGCCACCCGCCTTGCCGCGACCACCGGCGTGAATCTGGGCCTTGACAACCACCACGGGGCTCGACTGCTCCTCGAAGAGCTGGATTGCTGCCTGTTTTGCTTCTTCAGCCGAAAATGCTACTATGCCCTTGGGAACGGCCACACCGAACTGCTTCAGGATGCCTTTGCCCTGATACTCATGAATATTCATAGCAAAAGTTCTATGGTTATGATAGAAAGATTGCCGGACAAGACCGGCGTCAACGCGGAATGAAAAAGAGGTTTAAACCTTATGATAATAAAAAATCCCTTTTGCTGAAACCCCTGTGGAACCAAGCGCAGATTTCTTTTGTCGCTCATGCATGACCTGAATTACTGTATGGAACTGGCTATCCGGGAAGCCATCAAGGCTTATGAGAGCAAGGAGGTGCCGGTCGGTGCGGTGGTGCTCGATCCCAACGGCTCAGTCATTGGACGTGGTTACAACCAGGTGGAGACCCTTTCTGACGCCACTGCGCATGCCGAAATGATCGCCCTCACCTCGGCGATGGCCACACTCGACAGCAAATATCTCGAAGGATGCACGCTCGCCGTCACACTTGAGCCCTGTCCGATGTGTGCCGGAGCGATTGTGCTGTCGAAAATCGGTCGGGTGGTCTTCGGCGCGTGGGATCCCAAGATGGGTGCCGCAGGAACCGTGCTCAATATCACCGGCTGTCGAACCCTTAACCACCAGCCCGAAGTCTACGGCGGCATCATGGAGCGTAAAGCCGAAAGCTTGCTGCAGGATTTTTTCAGGGGGCTGAGGAGCAAATAAAGGCTTCGAATTTGCGCAGCATGGACGGGGCGGATGAATAAACCCGTTACGTCTCTCTACTCTTTTCCGCTTTCCATAATAATATGCTTGATCGAGCTGGCCAGGTGAGAGACGATGTCCTGCGCCACGCTGCTGCCCGATGTCGGTGCGGTGACGGTGTCGAGGCTTTCGATGCCCGCTTTCTTGACGGCGTTGCTGATCGTCACGGAGAGAATCGGGTTGCACTCCTTGACGATCTCCTTGAGCATGAATGCCGCTTCAAACATGCTTTGCTGGATGATTTCATCTTTGTCTTCGAGCGAGAGCACCTGGCAGTGCTTCGAGGCGATGATGCCCGCGAGGCAGGTGAGGTAGGTGTTGGTTGCACCCGCAAGGAACAGGTTCAGGAAGAAGGGCGTCAGCAGGTTTCCGCCTGGCAAAAGCGAGGAGAGTGTGTTGCTGAACGAGCACTGGATGATCGGCTTGATATGCGCTGGAAGCTCCTCCTTGTTGAAATCCGACAGCGGCAGGCACTCGTAGACCGACCTGAGCAGCCGCAGGAACTCTCTGATCGAGTGTTTGCGGTGGTATCTCGCGTAGATGTTCCAGACAAGCTTGATGTTGTTGACCAGCGATGTCGTTGTACCGTAGGAGGTGTTCTGGGCGAAGGCTCCGATGAAGAAGTTTTTCGTGGCTACGGTTTTGGTTGTGTTGAGCGCATCGACCTCGTGGAGTTTGATATTGGCCTTGATCCAGCGCAGGTCGTGCTCCTCTTTGCCGCCGTCAGGATGGGCGTGATGCACGGCGAGCGATTTGCCCAGATACGCGATATACGGCTCGAAGTTGTTGCCTCCTACCCGGTCGGCCAGTGGAGGCACTTTTGGTGCGTTCCAGAGCTGCAGACCGGTGAAAAGCGTAACGGCGAAAAAGAGACCCCAAAGGGTAAGGAATGCATAGCCGGAGTAGGGGAGAAGGCCGTTCAGCACTACTGAAAGACTGTAGAGCTGGTTGACGGCGACAGCCGCCACGAGGAGAGTGATGAACGAGGCCAGAAGCCTCAACCAGGAAAGCAGTTGTTTCTTCATGCTGGCAGGAAGCTGGTTTCTGGCCGGAATGTGATTATGGAACAGACACCTGCGTCGCGCTTGTTCCTTTCCACCAAAGGTAAGCTATCTGAATGTTAGAGGCAAAAAACAGCCAGAGATCACGGCTGTTTTTCGATCTCCGGTTTCCTGATCGAGTGGTTTTCACTCAGGAGGTAGTCCATGAAAATATCCTCCGCAAATGGCAGTTGCCACGAACCGTCCGGCAGCCGGTTGGTGGTCTCTTTCAGGCGCGAGACCGTATGGCCGCAAGTCCAGCAATCATAGCGTGCCATGCCGGTGCAGAGACAGGTGTGGCCTTTGACGACGAAACGGCTTGCAGCAGGGTCTCTCGATTCGAGCGACTGGTAATAGTCGTCGATATAGGAACACTTACCATCGTTGTCGAGCAGATAGCCAAGTCCTTCGCAGTTCGGCTTTATGCCGTAGAGCAGGGTAGGCGACTGTTTCAGCATCCGCATCGGATAACCGGTTGGCGATGAAAGGTTGACCTCCACATCCTCCGGGCTTGCATTGAGGTAATGTTGCTTGACCTCGTCCGGAAGGCCCGACTCTTTGGCGATGGTGAATCGCGTGGCCACCTGCACGGCGGCAGCGCCCGCTTGCAGGTACTCGACCGCGTCGGTGCCGGTGAAGATGCCACCCGCTGGAATGATCGGAATATCCAGATCCTCCTTTTTGAGGAAGGCGAGCGTTTCGGCCACGATGGATTGCAGACTTTGCGACTGCCAGTCGTCCGGACTGAAGCCGAGATGGCCTCCGGCCAGCGGGCCTTCGACCACGATATAGTCTGGCAGCCGCTGCAAACGCATGGCTCGTTTCAGGAAGATCGAGAGTGCCCGCACCGAAGAGATGATGATGCCGAGCTTGACGTCGCGGAACCGTTCGTGCTCGCTGATGAGATCGAGGCTTCTGAGATTCAGGCCCGCAGCCAGTGTGATGCCGTCGATCCCCGCATCCAACGCAGCTTCCATGCGTACCTTGAGCGTGGCGGCGGAGTTGTTCATCGTGAGCTTCTCCATGCAATTCATGAAGATCGCTCCATTGCCTGTTTTCTGACTGATGGTATGGGATACAAACCGCTTCTGCGCTTCGGCGAGCTGTTCCAGTTCGAAATGCACCGACGATTTGTCGCGATTGTTGATGTTCGACGCATATATCTGGCGCTTGTCGGCTACGTATGAGGTACCAAACAGCTGGTCGCAGACAAACATCACCTCGGCATCGGAAATGTGGCCAATGCCTCCCAGCCGTTCCGCCGACAAGGCAAGCTCCGAAGTCGAGATATTGACTCCCATGCCGCCGATGACGATGGGGACGAACTCTTTGCCGCCGAGCTTTAATCTGAAATTGTTGACGTTCATGGTGTTCAGATCTGATACGTGCTGGTTACTGAGGTGCAGCCCGGAGGGCGCTGGCTTGTTCCACCGTCCGACGGGCAACGGTAGCCGTTGCCCTGAACTCAGGTTCGGTCATCAAGCGTCAAAAAGCATATAAGATATAATATTTCGAACGATAATGCCATAACAGGGTGTTCAACGCCGTATAAAAAATACCCTTGCCTCAGGTATTTCAGGGGGTCGCACGTCGCTGAGAGAATGTTTGAGAATGGTTTTTCAGAATATTAAATTGCCAAGCCTGTAAATGGCGCACTCTTTTCTTTTTCAAGAATCAATTTACGAGCACAAGGAGCGTTACATGAAGAAACTTGTCCTGCTGAGGCACGGCGAAAGCCAGTGGAACCGGGAGAACCGTTTCACCGGATGGGTGGATGTCGATCTTTCCGAGAAAGGAAGAGAAGAGGCGAGAACCGCTGGCCAGTTGCTCAAGGATGAGGGTTTCGTGTTTGACCTCGCCTACACTTCGGTGCTCAAGCGCGCCATAAGGACGCTTTGGACGGTGCTCGACGAGATGAATCTCATGTGGATTCCCGTTACGAAAAACTGGCGTCTCAACGAACGCCACTACGGTGCATTGCAGGGACTCAACAAGGCAGAGACTGCACAGCGCCACGGCGACGAGCAGGTGCTCGTCTGGCGCCGCAGCTACGACACGCCGCCACCGGCTCTCACCGAGAACGATGAGTTCTGGCCAGGCAAAGATCCGCGCTACGCCTCGCTCTCCGCTGGGGAGCTGCCCGCGACGGAGTGTCTGAAGGATACGGTCGCGCGCTTCCTGCCCTACTGGCACGAAACCATTGCTCCGCAGATTCGCGATGGCAAGAATGTCATCATTACAGCCCACGGCAATTCGCTCCGGGCGCTGGTCAAATATCTCGACAATATCTCCGACGAGGATATCGTTGGCCTGAACATTCCCACCGGTATTCCGCTGGTGTACGAACTCGACGACGATCTCAAGCCGCTGAAGAGCTACTATCTGGGCGACCAGGAGGAGCTGAAGAAAAAGGTGGAGGCAGTCGCCAAACAGGGCAAAGCCTGAACTTTCAAGGACTTCCGGTTCCGCGACATTCTGTTTGGCGTGGAGCTTTTGGCTTGAAGGTAAAAGGTCATGAATTTTCTGTTCAATACCTTATATTCTGGCCTTTGCACAAGGAAAGTCCTGTATTTTTGAATTTTTCTGAATTGATGTGCCTGAAAATATGAAAGCAAAGCATGAAGGGGGCCTGTACGATCCACAGTTCGAGCATGATGCCTGCGGTGTTGGTTTCGTAGCCAATATCAAGGGGGTCAAGTCTCATCAGATCATCAAGCAGGGCTTGCAGGTGCTGGTGAACATGAAGCACCGTGGAGCTACCGGTTACGAAAAGAACACCGGTGATGGCGCTGGTATTCTGATGCAGATTCCCGACAAGTTCATGCGTAAAGTGTGCGCCCAGAGGAATATCGAACTGCCCCCCGCAGGCCATTACGGTGTCGGCATGGTTTTCCTTCCGCCCGATCTCTCGCAGCGCCGCGCCATTGAGGAAATCTGCCGCCAGATGGTGCAGGCAGAGGGGCAGAAATATCTCGGCCTGCGCAAGGTGCCGACCGACAACTCCACCCTCGGCCAGACCGCCCGTTCGCAGGAGCCGGTGGTCAAGCAGATTTTCGTTGGCCGCGGCAGCGACAACATGACCGATATCGAGTTCGAGCGCAAGCTTTACATCATCCGCCGCCGTATTTTCAAGCGCGTCCGATTCACCTCTGGCCTGCTCGGCAGCGGCTACTTCTACGCTTCGAGCTTTTCATCGCGCACGATTGTCTATAAAGGTATGCTCAATCCGGAGCAGGTCGAGGAGTTCTATCCCGAGCTGAAAGATCCGGACATGGAGAGCGCCATCGCGATGGTGCACTCGCGTTTCAGCACCAACACCTTCCCGAGCTGGGATCGCGCCCATCCGTACCGCTTCCTGAGCCACAACGGCGAAATCAACACGCTGCGCGGCAACGTGAACTGGATGAAGGCTCGCGAAAAGAACATGCAGTCCTCCATCTTCAAGGGCGCGCTGGAAGAGATCAAGCCGATCCTGCTCGAAGAGGGCAGCGACTCGGCCACGCTCGACAACGCGTTCGAGCTGCTCGTCATGTGCGGCCGCTCAATGGCTCACGCGGCGATGATGGTCATCCCGGAGCCGTGGTCTGGCAACGAATCGATGGACCCGGACAAACGCGCCTTCTACGAATATCACAGCTGCCTCATGGAGCCGTGGGACGGCCCCGCATCGGTGGTTTTCACCGATGGTATCCAGATCGGCGCGGTGCTCGACCGTAACGGCCTGCGCCCGTCGCGTTATTATATAACCAGCGACGACCTGGTGGTGATGGCCTCAGAGGTCGGCGTGCTCGACATCGATCCCGAAAAGATCATCAAGAAAGATCGCCTCCAGCCGGGGCGCATGTTCCTGGTCGATACCAAGGAGGGGCGCATCATCTCCGACGAGGAGATCAAGAAGAGCATCGCTTCGGAGAAGCCATACACGGAGTGGATCGAGCGCAATGTCATCGATCTCGCTTCACTGCCGGAGCGTGAGCGCATGAAGAATCCCGACGAGGACAACTACAGCATTACCGCCCGCCAGAAGGCGTTTGGTTATACCAACGAAGACCTCACGCTCCACATCAGGCCGATGGCCCAGAACGCCATCGAACGCATTGGCTCGATGGGCAACGATACGCCGCTGGCAGTGCTTTCCAACCGTCCGAGGCTGCTTTATGACTATTTCAAGCAGCTCTTTGCCCAGGTGACCAACCCGCCGATCGACTCGATCCGCGAGGAGATTGTCACCTCCACAACCGTCATGCTCGGCTCCGAAGGCAATTTGCTCGAATCGGACGAAATTAACTGCCGCCGTATCAGGATTCCTCACCCGATCCTGACCAACGAGGACCTCGAAAAGATTCGCGGCATCGACAAGCCGGGCTTCAAGGCGATCACCCTGCCGATCTTCTACAATGTGGAAGAGGGTGGTCAGGGCATCCAGTGTACGATGCAGGACCTGTACCGCCAGGCCGAAAAGGCGATCAACCACGACGGGGTCAACATCATCATTCTCTCCGACAAGGGCGAACTTGAACATTCGCGTGCGCCGATTCCAGCGCTCTTGGCGCTTGCCGGGTTCCACCACTTTCTCATCAGTGCAGGCCTCAGAACCAAGGTTGGCCTGATCGTCGAGTCGGGCGAGCCGCGCACGGTGCACCATTTCTCGATGCTGATCGGCTACGGTGCCGGGGCGATCAATCCGTATCTTGCTTTCGAGACCGTCAGCCAGCAGGTGGCCGAGGGGCGCATCATGCACGACGAGAAGAAGGCGATCAAGAACTACGTGAAAGCGGCCGTGAAGGGCGTGGTGAAGACGATGGCCAAGATGGGCATTTCGACCGTGCAGAGCTATCGTGGTGCACAGATTTTCGAGGCGGTCGGCCTGAACACCGAGGTAGTCGATACCTACTTCACCAAGACTCCGTCGCGCATCGAGGGCATCGGCCTCGACACGCTGGCCGAAGAGGTCCGCAAGCGTCACGAGGCGGCATTCCCGCCCGGAGGCAACAAGGTCAATCGCGGCCTCGAAGCTGGCGGCGACCGCAAGTGGCGTCACGACGGCGAGTTCCACCTTTTCAATCCGGAGACGATCCACTATCTCCAGCACTCCTGCCGGACGGGTGATTACGAACTGTTCAAGAAGTACGAGAAGCTCATCGATGACCAGAGCGAGCACTACTGCACGATTCGCGGTCTGATGGATATCCGCTTCTCCGAGAAGCCGATCCCGATCGACGAGGTCGAACCGGTAGAGTCAATCGTCAAGCGCTTCAAGACCGGTGCCATGTCCTACGGCTCCATCAGCAAGGAGGCGCACGAGACGCTCGCCATTGCGATGAACCGCCTCGGCGGCAAGAGCAACACCGGTGAAGGCGGCGAGGAGCCGGAGCGCTTCGTGCGCGACGCCAACGGCGACAGCCGCATGTCGGCGATCAAGCAGGTCGCGTCGGGACGTTTCGGCGTCACCAGCGAGTACCTGACCAATGCCGAGGAGATTCAGATCAAGATGGCGCAGGGTGCCAAGCCCGGCGAGGGTGGCCAGTTGCCCGGCACCAAGGTCTATCCGTGGGTTGCCAAGACCCGCCACTCTACCCCCGGCGTCGGGCTGATTTCGCCGCCGCCGCACCACGATATTTACTCCATCGAAGATTTGGCGCAGCTGATCTTCGATCTCAAGAACGCCAATCCGTCGGCGCGCATCAACGTCAAGCTGGTCTCGACGGTCGGCGTTGGCACCATCGCGGCGGGCGTCGCCAAAGCTCACGCCGACGTGGTGCTCATCAGTGGCCACGACGGCGGCACAGGCGCATCGCCGGTTTCGAGCATCATGCACGCCGGTATGCCGTGGGAACTCGGTCTTGCCGAAACGCACCAGACGCTCATGCTCAACAACCTGCGCAGCCGCATCGTCGTCGAGGCGGACGGTCAGCTCAAGACCGCGCGTGACATCGTCATCGCGGCCATGCTCGGTGCGGAGGAGTTCGGTTTCGCCACCACCGGTTTGGTGGTGATGGGCTGCATCATGATGCGTTGCTGCCAGGACGACTCCTGTCCGGTCGGCATTGCCACGCAAAATCCGGAGCTTCGCAAAAACTTCAAGGGCAAGCCGGAGCACGTCGAGAACTTCATGCGCTTCCTCGCCCAGGGTGTGCGCGAGTACATGGCAAAACTCGGCATCCGCACGCTCAACGAGCTGGTTGGCCGCTCCGATCTGCTTGCCACCTCTCGCACCATCCAGCACTGGAAGGCCAAGGGCGTCGATCTTTCCAAGATTCTGCATCAGGTCGATACCGGTGACAACGATACGCCGTACTGCACCACGACGCAGGATCATGGTATCGAGGAGAGCCTCGACATGCGCGTACTCATGGCGATCTGCGAACCGGCTATCAAGCGCGGCGAGAAGGTTTCGACCACGCTGCCGATCAAGAATATCAACCGTGTCGCAGGCACCATTGTTGGTCACGAGGTCACGAAAGCTCATGGCAGCAAGGGACTGCCGGATGACACCATCCATCTGAAGTTTATCGGTTCGGCTGGTCAGAGCCTCGGTGCCTTTATTCCGAAAGGCATGACCATCGAGCTGGTTGGCGACGCCAACGACTACATCGGCAAGGGCCTCTCGGGCGGCAGGATCATCGCCTACCCGCCGAAATCGTCGAAGTTCGTGCCTGAAGAGAACATCATCGTCGGTAACGTGGCCTTCTACGGCGCGACCTCCGGCGAGGCCTTCATCCGCGGTATGGCTGGCGAGCGCTTCTGCGTGCGCAACAGCGGCATGGAGGCGGTTGTCGAGTCGGTGGGCGACCACGGCTGCGAGTACATGACTGGTGGCAAGGTGGTCATTCTCGGCAAGACTGGTCGCAACTTCGCGGCGGGCATGTCGGGCGGCGTGGCCTACGTTTACGACGTCGATGGCGCATTCGCCGGACGCTGCAACCTTGAAATGGTCAGCCTCTCGGCGGTCGAAGCCGAGGACGAGCTCGAATGGCTCCGCTCGAAAATCGAGCAGCATGTGGAGGTTACCGGCAGCGAACTCGGCAAGGGCATGCTCGCAACGTGGCCGAACGCCTCGCAGCGCTTCGTCAAGGTGCTGCCGAACGATTACAAACGCGCCATTGAGGCCATGAAAGAGGTCGAAACGATGGGTATGACCGGCGATGAAGCCGTTATGGCCGCTTTTGAAAAGAACGTGCATGATCCTTCCCGCGTCTCGGGGAACTGAAATTGGGCGAGTCGCCTGAACAACGTATTACGACTTATGGGTAAACTGAAAGGATTTATGGAGTACCGGAGAGTCCTTCCCGCAGACAGGGAGCCTCTGGAGAGAATAAAGGACTGGAACGAGTTCCACGGGGAGATGTCGGCTGAACAGCTCGGCGATCAGGGCGCGCGCTGCATGGATTGCGGCACGCCGTTCTGCCACTCGGGCTTCATGCTCAGCGGTATGACTGCTGGCTGCCCGATTCACAACCTTATCCCCGAGTGGAACGATCACGTCTATCGCGGCTTCTGGCGCGATGCTTACGACAGGCTGATGAAAACCAACAACTTCCCGGAGTTCACGGGCCGCGTCTGCCCCGCTCCGTGCGAAGGCTCCTGCGTGCTCGGCATTATCCAGCCGCCGGTGACCATCAAGAATATCGAGTGCTCGATCATCGAACATGCCTTCGCCGAAGGATGGGTCGAACCGAAGCAGATTGCTGTTCGCACCGGTAAAAAGGTGGCTGTCGTGGGTTCCGGCCCGTCGGGCCTTGCCTGCGCCGACCAGCTCAACAAGGCGGGACATACGATCACGGTCTTTGAGCGTGACGACCGTATCGGAGGTCTGCTCATGTACGGTATTCCGAACATGAAGCTCGACAAGCAGACTGTGGTGCAGCGCCGCGTCGATCTCATGAGCGCCGAGGGCGTGGAGTTCGTCGCCAGCACCGAAGTTGGCGTGAACTATCCCGCTGACAAGCTGCTCTCGGAGTTTGACGCTGTGGTACTCTGCACCGGCGCAACCAATCCGCGTGATCTGAATGCCGAAGGACGCGAGCTTGGGGGCATCCACTACGCGATGGAGTTCCTCCGTTCCAGCACCAAATCGGTTCTCGATGGCACCGAACCGGCGCTCTCCGCAAAAGACAAAAATGTCGTCGTGATCGGCGGTGGTGACACCGGAACCGACTGCGTTGCCACCTCGCTGCGTCAGGGGTGCAAGAGCGTCATCCAGCTCGAAATCATGCCGAAACCGGCCGATTTTCGTCAGGACGACAACCCGTGGCCCGAATGGCCGAAGGTCTTCAAGGTCGATTACGGCCAGGAGGAAGCTGCCGCCGTGCAGGGTCAGGACCCGCGCCGCTATCTCATGATGACCAAGAAGTTCATCGGCGAGAACGGACAGGTCAGTGCCGTCGAGGTCTCGAAGGTCGAGTGGATCAAACAGGAGGGCCGCACCATTCCCGTGCCGGTATCCGGCAGCGAAGAGATCATTCCGGCCCAGCTTGTGTTGCTCGCGATGGGATTCCTCGGGCCGGAAGCACAACTCCTGCAGTCGCTCGGCGTCGAGCAGGACAGCCGCAGTAACATCAAAGCTGACGAGAAAAGCTACCGCACCAGCCTTGACAAGGTTTTCGCCGCGGGCGACGCACGCCGTGGCCAGAGTCTCGTGGTCTGGGCGATCAACGAGGGGCGCGCCGCTGCGAGGGAGTGTGACCGATTCCTGATGGGTTGCACCAGCCTGCCA
Protein-coding sequences here:
- the gltB gene encoding glutamate synthase large subunit, which codes for MKAKHEGGLYDPQFEHDACGVGFVANIKGVKSHQIIKQGLQVLVNMKHRGATGYEKNTGDGAGILMQIPDKFMRKVCAQRNIELPPAGHYGVGMVFLPPDLSQRRAIEEICRQMVQAEGQKYLGLRKVPTDNSTLGQTARSQEPVVKQIFVGRGSDNMTDIEFERKLYIIRRRIFKRVRFTSGLLGSGYFYASSFSSRTIVYKGMLNPEQVEEFYPELKDPDMESAIAMVHSRFSTNTFPSWDRAHPYRFLSHNGEINTLRGNVNWMKAREKNMQSSIFKGALEEIKPILLEEGSDSATLDNAFELLVMCGRSMAHAAMMVIPEPWSGNESMDPDKRAFYEYHSCLMEPWDGPASVVFTDGIQIGAVLDRNGLRPSRYYITSDDLVVMASEVGVLDIDPEKIIKKDRLQPGRMFLVDTKEGRIISDEEIKKSIASEKPYTEWIERNVIDLASLPERERMKNPDEDNYSITARQKAFGYTNEDLTLHIRPMAQNAIERIGSMGNDTPLAVLSNRPRLLYDYFKQLFAQVTNPPIDSIREEIVTSTTVMLGSEGNLLESDEINCRRIRIPHPILTNEDLEKIRGIDKPGFKAITLPIFYNVEEGGQGIQCTMQDLYRQAEKAINHDGVNIIILSDKGELEHSRAPIPALLALAGFHHFLISAGLRTKVGLIVESGEPRTVHHFSMLIGYGAGAINPYLAFETVSQQVAEGRIMHDEKKAIKNYVKAAVKGVVKTMAKMGISTVQSYRGAQIFEAVGLNTEVVDTYFTKTPSRIEGIGLDTLAEEVRKRHEAAFPPGGNKVNRGLEAGGDRKWRHDGEFHLFNPETIHYLQHSCRTGDYELFKKYEKLIDDQSEHYCTIRGLMDIRFSEKPIPIDEVEPVESIVKRFKTGAMSYGSISKEAHETLAIAMNRLGGKSNTGEGGEEPERFVRDANGDSRMSAIKQVASGRFGVTSEYLTNAEEIQIKMAQGAKPGEGGQLPGTKVYPWVAKTRHSTPGVGLISPPPHHDIYSIEDLAQLIFDLKNANPSARINVKLVSTVGVGTIAAGVAKAHADVVLISGHDGGTGASPVSSIMHAGMPWELGLAETHQTLMLNNLRSRIVVEADGQLKTARDIVIAAMLGAEEFGFATTGLVVMGCIMMRCCQDDSCPVGIATQNPELRKNFKGKPEHVENFMRFLAQGVREYMAKLGIRTLNELVGRSDLLATSRTIQHWKAKGVDLSKILHQVDTGDNDTPYCTTTQDHGIEESLDMRVLMAICEPAIKRGEKVSTTLPIKNINRVAGTIVGHEVTKAHGSKGLPDDTIHLKFIGSAGQSLGAFIPKGMTIELVGDANDYIGKGLSGGRIIAYPPKSSKFVPEENIIVGNVAFYGATSGEAFIRGMAGERFCVRNSGMEAVVESVGDHGCEYMTGGKVVILGKTGRNFAAGMSGGVAYVYDVDGAFAGRCNLEMVSLSAVEAEDELEWLRSKIEQHVEVTGSELGKGMLATWPNASQRFVKVLPNDYKRAIEAMKEVETMGMTGDEAVMAAFEKNVHDPSRVSGN
- a CDS encoding glutamate synthase subunit beta codes for the protein MGKLKGFMEYRRVLPADREPLERIKDWNEFHGEMSAEQLGDQGARCMDCGTPFCHSGFMLSGMTAGCPIHNLIPEWNDHVYRGFWRDAYDRLMKTNNFPEFTGRVCPAPCEGSCVLGIIQPPVTIKNIECSIIEHAFAEGWVEPKQIAVRTGKKVAVVGSGPSGLACADQLNKAGHTITVFERDDRIGGLLMYGIPNMKLDKQTVVQRRVDLMSAEGVEFVASTEVGVNYPADKLLSEFDAVVLCTGATNPRDLNAEGRELGGIHYAMEFLRSSTKSVLDGTEPALSAKDKNVVVIGGGDTGTDCVATSLRQGCKSVIQLEIMPKPADFRQDDNPWPEWPKVFKVDYGQEEAAAVQGQDPRRYLMMTKKFIGENGQVSAVEVSKVEWIKQEGRTIPVPVSGSEEIIPAQLVLLAMGFLGPEAQLLQSLGVEQDSRSNIKADEKSYRTSLDKVFAAGDARRGQSLVVWAINEGRAAARECDRFLMGCTSLP